A portion of the Segatella copri DSM 18205 genome contains these proteins:
- a CDS encoding ATP-binding protein, translated as MAKIVNKYPVGIQTFEEIREKGYLYVDKTKYIVDFREKGMKYIFLSRPRRFGKSLFASTLQAYFEGRKELFEGLAIAEYEKEWVKHPVLHFDMSGAKHFDADGLNNYLNLQLLPYEKLYGKGEGEIYPNERLDGIVKRAYEQTGEKTVVIIDEYDAPLLDVVHEKENLQPLRRIMQNFYSPLKKLDPYLEFTFITGITKFSQLSIFSELNNLDNISLFDQYSAICGISKTELTTQMKPDIEAMGEALNMTYEECLKELTQFYDGYHFSEKSEDIFNPFSLVKAMNAGKIAPYWFGSGTPSFLLKLLDKYHVNLSTLESQETVLSSFDQSTEEMTEALPLLYQSGYLTIKKYEPMFQEYTLGIPNKEVRDGLLNSLIPHYVNPRRSDNNAFLLGFCKAVYRNDIEAALEHMRTYMATIPYDLENHSEKHYQTIFYLMFSFLNIYIRTEVKSAIGRADAVMHMPDTIYVFELKVDKSADEALAQIDEKGYMLPYHTEGKRLIKIGISFDSTQRTISDWKIKEE; from the coding sequence ATGGCAAAAATAGTAAATAAATATCCTGTAGGAATTCAGACTTTTGAAGAAATTCGCGAGAAAGGTTATCTCTATGTAGATAAGACCAAATACATCGTGGATTTCAGAGAAAAAGGTATGAAGTATATCTTTCTGAGCCGTCCAAGACGATTCGGAAAATCGCTCTTTGCATCTACCCTTCAGGCCTATTTCGAGGGAAGAAAGGAACTGTTCGAGGGATTGGCTATTGCTGAATACGAGAAGGAATGGGTGAAGCATCCTGTGCTCCACTTCGATATGAGCGGTGCCAAACATTTTGATGCAGATGGCTTGAACAATTATCTGAATCTGCAGCTTTTGCCTTACGAGAAACTTTATGGTAAAGGAGAAGGGGAAATTTACCCTAACGAAAGGTTGGATGGTATCGTAAAGCGTGCTTATGAGCAGACGGGCGAAAAGACTGTTGTCATCATCGACGAATACGATGCCCCATTGCTGGATGTGGTACATGAAAAGGAAAACCTGCAACCGCTCCGCCGCATTATGCAGAACTTCTACAGTCCTCTGAAAAAACTCGATCCTTACCTGGAGTTCACCTTCATCACGGGCATCACCAAGTTCTCGCAGCTCAGCATCTTCAGCGAACTCAACAACCTCGACAATATCAGTCTGTTCGACCAGTACTCAGCCATCTGCGGCATCAGCAAAACCGAGCTTACCACGCAGATGAAACCAGATATTGAGGCTATGGGCGAGGCACTGAACATGACGTATGAGGAGTGCCTGAAAGAGCTGACGCAATTCTACGACGGTTATCATTTCAGCGAGAAATCAGAAGATATTTTCAATCCGTTCAGTCTTGTAAAGGCAATGAATGCAGGCAAGATTGCTCCTTACTGGTTTGGTTCCGGCACTCCATCCTTCCTCTTGAAACTCTTGGATAAGTATCATGTCAATCTTTCTACTTTAGAGAGTCAAGAGACAGTATTGAGTTCCTTCGACCAATCAACAGAGGAAATGACAGAAGCCTTGCCATTGCTTTACCAGAGCGGCTATCTGACCATCAAGAAATATGAACCGATGTTTCAGGAATATACGCTGGGCATCCCAAACAAGGAGGTACGCGACGGACTGCTCAACTCATTGATTCCTCATTATGTGAACCCTCGCCGTTCTGACAACAATGCCTTCCTCTTGGGATTCTGCAAGGCGGTTTATAGAAATGACATCGAGGCGGCACTGGAGCACATGCGCACCTATATGGCTACGATACCATATGATTTGGAGAATCACAGCGAGAAGCATTATCAGACTATCTTCTATCTGATGTTCAGTTTCCTCAACATCTATATCCGCACAGAGGTGAAGAGTGCCATCGGCAGGGCTGATGCCGTGATGCACATGCCAGATACAATCTACGTCTTCGAACTGAAGGTAGATAAGAGTGCTGATGAGGCTTTGGCACAAATAGACGAAAAAGGCTATATGCTGCCATATCATACAGAGGGCAAGCGACTGATAAAAATCGGTATCAGTTTTGACAGCACCCAGCGCACTATCAGCGATTGGAAGATTAAGGAAGAATAA
- a CDS encoding family 43 glycosylhydrolase, protein MKQTAMKYFGIVAIAMMLAPAESRAQQPLVVDTPFVHDPVMAYENGKYYLYCTGHGITQMTSTDRKHWTIVPQGVLKNSEIPAWTHDSVPGFETHIWAPDVIRFKNKWYLAYSCSTFGKNTSAIGLLSNTSLSDKDGWKDEGCLVASKGDRDNWNAIDPNFIVDEKGNPWLTWGSFWDGIQMIKLDKKSMHVKKGAKPQTIARRHVVGDTSAEPNPTSKFAGTNAIEAPFIMKHGDYYYLFVSWDYCCRGIKSNYRVAVGRSKKVAGPYLDKEGRDMRNGGGTLILEGDKKEYEAMGHCSAYSFPDGDFFFCHGYSVPKNGASILVQKKINWTEDGWLTLE, encoded by the coding sequence ATGAAACAAACTGCAATGAAATATTTTGGCATTGTGGCGATAGCCATGATGCTAGCGCCAGCTGAGTCTCGTGCACAACAGCCTTTGGTTGTAGATACTCCTTTTGTCCACGACCCCGTAATGGCGTATGAGAATGGCAAGTACTATCTCTACTGCACAGGTCATGGCATCACGCAGATGACCTCTACCGACCGCAAGCATTGGACCATCGTTCCTCAGGGCGTGCTCAAGAACAGTGAGATTCCGGCATGGACGCATGATAGTGTGCCGGGGTTTGAAACCCATATCTGGGCTCCGGATGTTATCCGCTTCAAGAACAAGTGGTATCTGGCTTATTCCTGTTCTACCTTTGGCAAGAACACATCTGCCATCGGCTTGCTGAGCAATACTTCCTTATCTGATAAGGATGGATGGAAGGATGAGGGCTGCCTCGTCGCCTCTAAGGGTGATAGAGACAACTGGAATGCCATCGATCCGAATTTCATCGTTGATGAGAAGGGAAACCCTTGGCTTACCTGGGGCTCTTTCTGGGATGGCATCCAGATGATCAAGTTGGATAAGAAGTCGATGCATGTCAAGAAGGGCGCCAAGCCTCAGACCATCGCCCGCCGTCATGTCGTAGGCGATACTTCGGCAGAGCCGAATCCTACCTCCAAGTTTGCCGGCACCAATGCCATCGAGGCTCCTTTCATCATGAAGCATGGTGATTATTACTATCTCTTCGTGAGCTGGGATTACTGCTGCCGCGGCATCAAGAGCAACTATCGTGTTGCCGTGGGCAGAAGCAAGAAGGTTGCCGGTCCTTATCTGGATAAGGAGGGTAGGGACATGCGCAATGGCGGAGGTACGCTGATTCTGGAAGGCGATAAGAAAGAATATGAGGCGATGGGTCATTGCTCTGCCTACTCCTTCCCCGATGGCGATTTCTTCTTCTGTCATGGTTATAGCGTGCCAAAGAATGGCGCCAGCATCCTGGTTCAGAAGAAAATCAACTGGACGGAAGATGGGTGGCTGACGCTGGAATAG
- a CDS encoding arabinan endo-1,5-alpha-L-arabinosidase, with protein sequence MMKLLNKWAFLLACTLAVSCSSGGSDDPDVPDTPNKPETPSQPETPNNPTSEDLAKYVCPTYNDNYTSVAAWTQRSKWNLANVHDPSVVKAADGYYYMYQTDASYGNVHEGHGHFHARRSKDLVNWEYLGGTMTVAPAWVKTKLNEIRAEQGLAPIANPSYGYWAPCVRKVKDNLYRMYYAIVVNNYIKTGGTTYDGSWTERAFIGMAETTDPASNKWTDKGFVICSSSDKGKNWARKSDRDWDGYFKFNAIDPSFIITPNGEHWLIYGSWHSGIAAVQLNPETGKTLKELPKSYGTADEIAHYGKLIFTRTNGSRWQGAEAPEVVYHDGYYYLFLAYDGLDVPYNTRVLRSKNVDGPYETMNNRVTNAANGAGDNPTVLTHPYKFSQGYGWVGISHCAVFDDGAGNWYYVSQQRMPANVAGINASNAIMMGGVRSIKWMSNGWPTVMPERYGAVPQVAIKASELAGTWEGIDLAYEYGKQRVSTEFTLNADGSMTGGTAWPNVKVWNFDTSSNTLTIGTTKLKVQREVDWEASPRKLTIVYSGVSGSKSFWGKKK encoded by the coding sequence ATGATGAAACTTCTTAATAAATGGGCATTCTTGCTGGCATGTACTTTGGCAGTAAGTTGTAGTAGTGGTGGAAGTGATGATCCTGATGTACCAGATACACCAAACAAACCAGAGACTCCTTCCCAGCCAGAAACTCCAAACAATCCTACTAGCGAGGATTTGGCTAAGTATGTTTGTCCTACATATAATGACAATTATACTTCAGTAGCTGCTTGGACTCAGCGCAGTAAGTGGAATCTTGCCAATGTGCATGACCCTTCGGTAGTAAAGGCTGCTGATGGATATTACTATATGTATCAGACTGATGCCAGCTATGGCAATGTCCACGAAGGTCATGGACACTTCCATGCTCGTCGAAGCAAAGACCTCGTAAACTGGGAATATCTCGGTGGTACGATGACGGTGGCTCCTGCTTGGGTGAAGACTAAGTTGAACGAGATTCGTGCTGAGCAAGGTTTGGCTCCTATCGCCAACCCAAGCTATGGCTATTGGGCTCCTTGCGTAAGAAAAGTGAAGGATAATCTCTATCGTATGTACTATGCCATCGTGGTGAACAACTACATCAAGACAGGTGGCACTACCTATGATGGCTCTTGGACGGAGCGTGCCTTCATCGGTATGGCAGAGACTACGGACCCAGCCAGCAACAAGTGGACAGACAAGGGTTTCGTGATTTGCTCTTCTTCTGATAAGGGTAAGAACTGGGCTCGCAAATCGGACCGCGACTGGGACGGCTACTTCAAGTTCAATGCCATCGACCCTTCGTTCATCATCACACCTAATGGCGAGCACTGGCTTATCTATGGCTCTTGGCACAGCGGTATCGCTGCCGTGCAGTTGAACCCAGAGACAGGCAAGACCTTGAAAGAACTTCCTAAGTCATACGGTACAGCAGATGAGATTGCTCATTACGGAAAGCTTATCTTCACTCGTACCAACGGTAGTCGTTGGCAGGGAGCTGAGGCTCCTGAGGTTGTATACCATGATGGATATTATTATCTCTTCTTGGCTTACGATGGCTTGGATGTTCCTTACAACACCCGTGTGCTTCGTTCCAAGAATGTGGACGGTCCTTACGAGACGATGAATAACAGAGTGACTAATGCAGCCAATGGCGCAGGTGACAATCCTACCGTCTTGACTCATCCTTATAAGTTCAGCCAGGGATATGGTTGGGTAGGCATCAGCCACTGTGCCGTCTTCGACGATGGCGCGGGCAACTGGTACTATGTATCTCAGCAGCGTATGCCTGCCAATGTGGCTGGTATCAATGCAAGCAATGCCATCATGATGGGTGGTGTGCGTAGCATCAAGTGGATGTCTAATGGTTGGCCTACTGTGATGCCAGAGCGTTATGGAGCTGTGCCACAAGTGGCTATCAAGGCTAGCGAACTGGCTGGCACTTGGGAAGGTATAGACCTCGCTTATGAGTATGGCAAACAGCGCGTCAGCACCGAATTTACACTCAATGCCGACGGCTCAATGACTGGTGGTACGGCTTGGCCTAATGTGAAGGTATGGAACTTTGATACTTCTTCCAACACCCTCACCATCGGTACTACCAAGCTCAAGGTACAGCGTGAGGTAGACTGGGAGGCTAGTCCTCGCAAGTTGACTATCGTATACTCTGGCGTCAGTGGTAGCAAGAGCTTCTGGGGCAAGAAAAAATAA